In Terriglobia bacterium, the following are encoded in one genomic region:
- a CDS encoding PD-(D/E)XK nuclease family protein yields the protein MAIKIVNAFQAWSHSRAKTMATCQRQFYFTYCAGARWDHPDLRMRDLFLLKQVKPVAMWKGDIVHQAIAEYFRNLTLGRRLLLADVIEFAERLAKPQWAFSLARRYRTQGRNRAGKAFAALFEHEYNIGDAESLDEALSHIRKCIANFFQIDAQEGISAAFVEGHDQLVEPPAWGNGATIFEIPGIRVTVKVDLSIARRNGHYEIFDWKTGKTSEDATSQLELYILWAHVSLGYPLKSISAHEVSLYTATCSPYQLTEPGMYYRLAAVHRSSDLISVLTSLVDTRSPNIRDFNYTRYVSTCRRCPLQRVCQEFS from the coding sequence ATGGCCATCAAGATAGTGAACGCGTTTCAAGCCTGGTCGCACTCCCGAGCAAAGACAATGGCGACCTGCCAGCGTCAGTTTTATTTCACTTACTGTGCTGGGGCCCGTTGGGACCACCCCGACCTTCGCATGCGAGACCTGTTCCTCCTTAAACAGGTCAAGCCTGTCGCAATGTGGAAGGGCGACATTGTGCACCAAGCGATTGCAGAATACTTTCGCAATCTCACACTCGGTCGACGCCTCCTTCTGGCCGATGTTATCGAGTTCGCCGAACGGCTGGCGAAGCCGCAGTGGGCTTTTTCGCTAGCGAGGCGTTACCGCACTCAGGGCCGCAATCGAGCGGGGAAGGCATTCGCTGCATTGTTCGAACACGAGTACAACATCGGTGACGCCGAATCATTGGACGAAGCTTTGAGCCATATCCGGAAGTGCATTGCGAACTTCTTCCAGATCGATGCCCAAGAGGGCATTTCTGCCGCCTTCGTCGAAGGTCACGACCAGCTGGTTGAACCTCCCGCCTGGGGAAATGGCGCTACGATCTTTGAAATACCCGGTATCCGGGTAACCGTGAAAGTTGATTTGTCAATTGCGAGGAGGAATGGTCACTACGAAATCTTTGATTGGAAGACGGGAAAGACATCGGAAGATGCTACGTCGCAACTCGAACTCTATATTTTGTGGGCTCACGTCTCGCTCGGCTATCCGTTAAAGTCGATATCCGCACATGAGGTTTCTCTCTATACGGCTACCTGCTCGCCATATCAATTGACCGAGCCTGGAATGTATTACCGTTTGGCAGCGGTGCATCGCAGCTCCGATCTCATCAGTGTGCTCACTTCCTTAGTGGATACTCGAAGCCCGAATATCCGCGATTTTAATTATACGCGGTACGTCAGCACGTGCCGGAGGTGTCCGCTGCAACGCGTTTGTCAGGAGTTCTCATGA